The genomic region ATGTGAATATTTCAGGGTACAAAGATGGATTCATAGATGGGCTCATTATTGCACTTAGAATCCTGGGAGCTGTCTCTGTATTATCTGTTACGGGATTTTCTACACCTTTTACAGAATTCATTGCAGGGCTTTCCTGGCTGAGGGTGCCAAAGGGTATCATAGAAATCCTTATGTTTGCCTATAGATATATCTTTGTGCTCCTTGAGGATGCAATGGTAATTTACAATGCCCAGAAAAACCGTCTGGGATACACAAATATAAGGCGAGGGCTAAGTTCCTTTGGCA from Thermodesulfovibrionales bacterium harbors:
- the cbiQ gene encoding cobalt ECF transporter T component CbiQ, with translation MELFSEYFNKEHFLARVDARIKIFVSLAVMIMVLSYRGFMLPLFVLSLCLLLSIWMKIPVKTLMLRFSEPLFIAFIIMIVKLFSGKVILFSINIMDVNISGYKDGFIDGLIIALRILGAVSVLSVTGFSTPFTEFIAGLSWLRVPKGIIEILMFAYRYIFVLLEDAMVIYNAQKNRLGYTNIRRGLSSFG